CGTCGCGGACGACGAGTTCTTGCTTACTCCCTCGGCGGACGGCGGCGACGACGACGACGCCAGCGGCTCGCAGGTGATCGTCATCGATTCCGATTCCGCCGACTTCACCGACGGCGGCATGCTCGAAGAAGATACCTCGGGCGGCTTGACCCCAGTCGGCGCCATGCCGACCGAGTCATTCGGCATGGCCTCCGCTGGCTCGGCGCAAGCCGCGGCCCCTGTGATGCGCGAAGCGGGTTACTCCGGGCTGCAGATCGTCAGCCTGTCGTTCTGCGTGTTGTTCCTCTGCTTGTGCGGCATGATGATGATCGACATCACCCGCAACATGTGGGCCTGGAACAGCGAGATGGGCGTGAACAGCGCCATGGCCGACGCCATCCTCGGCATCTTCGGCGGCTAAAGCGCGCGGAGCCATCTCGCAACGTCGTATCTCGCCGCTAAGCCCAGGGAAGGCTGCACAAGTCTGTCCGTCGGCAGACGACTATTGCAGCCTTCCCTGGGCTTTTTTCGTTCGTTGCGCCGCACGCTCCAGATGCTCTGCCCCGTTCCGCCGATTGACACCGATACCGGGTGGACAATAATGCGGAGTCGTCTCTTTCGCTCGTCCCAGTTGGCCGGGCGCGGCCGGTGTTTTCTCTCCCGAGGAGCTTGCGCAAGTGTCTGGCACTCAATCGATTACGGTGGCGCGTGGCGATGGCATTGGCCCGGAGATTATGGACGCGACGCTGACCATCCTGCGTGAGGCGGACGCCCGGCTGGCGATCGAGGAAATCGAGATTGGCGAGAAGGTTTATCACCGCGGCATCAGCTCCGGAATTGCCCCGGAAAGCTGGGAATCGCTCCGGCGCACGAAGGTATTCCTCAAGGCGCCGATCACGACGCCTCAGGGCGGCGGCTTCAAGAGTCTCAATGTCACGGTGCGCAAGTCGCTCGGTTTGTACGCAAATGTCCGGCCGTGCGTGTCATACTTTCCGTTCGTTGAGACCAAGCACCCGGTGATGGACGTCGTGATCGTTCGCGAGAACGAGGAAGACACCTACGGCGGCATCGAGCATCGCCAGACCGCTCAGGTGATGCAAAGCTTGAAGCTGATTTCGCACCCCGGCTGTGAGCGCATCTGTCGCTACGCGTTCGAATACGCCCGGGTGAACAACCGCAAGAAGGTTACCTGCTTCAGCAAAGATAACATCATGAAACTGTCCGACGGACTGTTTCATAAAGTGTTCGAAGAAGTCGCGAAGGAATATCCGAGCATTCAGAATGAACACTGGATCGTCGATATCGGCGCCGCGAAATTGGCCGACACGCCCGAGGTCTTCGACGTGGTGGTGATGCCGAATCTCTATGGCGACATCCTCTCCGACGTGGCCGCGCAAATCGCCGGCTCAGTCGGTTTGGCTGGCTCGTCCAACATCGGCGAGCACGTCGCCATGTTCGAGGCCATTCATGGCAGCGCCCCGCGCCGCGCCGGGCAGAATCTCGCGAACCCATCCGGCCTGTTGCTGGGCGCGGTGATGATGTTGGTGCATATCGGCCAAACCGACATCGCCGAGCGCGTTCACAACGCCTGGCTCCGCACGCTGGAAGACGGCATGCACACTTACGACGTGTTCACCGAGGCATACAGCAAGCAAAAGGTCGGCACCAAGGAATTCGCCGCGGAAGTCGTGAAGCGGCTCGGTCAGCAGCCGCAGCAACTTCGCCCTGTGCAGTACGTGGCCGGCGCACCGATTCAGGTCGCCACGCCGAAGTTCGATCCCAGCACTGGTCCGAAGAAGGACCTGATGGGCGTCGACCTCTTCATCGATTGGCCGAACGCCGATCGTACCGAACTGCCTGCGAAGATGAAGTCGCTCAGCGGCGAAGGCCTGGAACTGACGATGGTTTCCAATCGGGGCGTGAAGATCTGGCCAGAAGGCTTTTCCGAAACCTTTTGCACCGACCACTGGTGCTGCCGTTACCTGGCGCCGGACCGCGGCGTCGTCGCCCACGCCCAGATCGTGTTGCTGCTCGATCGCGCCGCGAATGCCGGCGTCGACTTCTGCAAGACCGAACACCTCTGCAACTTCGACGGCGAACCGGGATATTCGTTTGCGCAGGGATAAGGACCTCTTTCACCTTTCACACCCTGCCACGGAGTCCACGGATCTAGTCACCGCACCCCCTTCTTGTACTACCCTTGGACGCCCGTGATTTTCATGAGTTGGTCAGTGGGCGGCGCGCTGGAGTAGGCGCGGCGGTGACGCGCGCGGGCTTGCGGCTGGCCGAGACGCCTTACTCTTTGGCAACGCGATTGCGAAATGCCGCCTTCGATCGCGGTTGGAAGCCGACACTACACGTGCCGGTTCCCGTGGTGAGCGTCGGCAATATCACCACCGGCGGCACCGGCAAGACGCCAATGGTGGCCTGGCTCGCTCGCTGGTTTCGCGAGCGGGCGATCCGCGTAGCGATCGTCAGCCGCGGCTATGGCGCGCAGCATGGTCATTTGAACGATGAAGGCATTGAACTCGAGCAAATGCTGCCCGACGTGCCCCACGTGCAGCAGCCGGATCGCGTCGCCGGCGCGTTGATGGCAATCGAGGAATTCACGAGCCAACTCATTCTGCTCGACGACGGCTTTCAACATCGGCGATTGGCCCGCGACTTCGATCTCGTCCTGATCGACGCCCTAGAACCGTTCGGCTACGGCCACGTGTTGCCGCGCGGGTTGTTGCGCGAATCGCTCACCGGACTTGCCCGCGCTCAGGCTATCGCACT
This Planctomycetia bacterium DNA region includes the following protein-coding sequences:
- a CDS encoding NADP-dependent isocitrate dehydrogenase gives rise to the protein MSGTQSITVARGDGIGPEIMDATLTILREADARLAIEEIEIGEKVYHRGISSGIAPESWESLRRTKVFLKAPITTPQGGGFKSLNVTVRKSLGLYANVRPCVSYFPFVETKHPVMDVVIVRENEEDTYGGIEHRQTAQVMQSLKLISHPGCERICRYAFEYARVNNRKKVTCFSKDNIMKLSDGLFHKVFEEVAKEYPSIQNEHWIVDIGAAKLADTPEVFDVVVMPNLYGDILSDVAAQIAGSVGLAGSSNIGEHVAMFEAIHGSAPRRAGQNLANPSGLLLGAVMMLVHIGQTDIAERVHNAWLRTLEDGMHTYDVFTEAYSKQKVGTKEFAAEVVKRLGQQPQQLRPVQYVAGAPIQVATPKFDPSTGPKKDLMGVDLFIDWPNADRTELPAKMKSLSGEGLELTMVSNRGVKIWPEGFSETFCTDHWCCRYLAPDRGVVAHAQIVLLLDRAANAGVDFCKTEHLCNFDGEPGYSFAQG
- the lpxK gene encoding tetraacyldisaccharide 4'-kinase: MDARDFHELVSGRRAGVGAAVTRAGLRLAETPYSLATRLRNAAFDRGWKPTLHVPVPVVSVGNITTGGTGKTPMVAWLARWFRERAIRVAIVSRGYGAQHGHLNDEGIELEQMLPDVPHVQQPDRVAGALMAIEEFTSQLILLDDGFQHRRLARDFDLVLIDALEPFGYGHVLPRGLLRESLTGLARAQAIALSRADLVDAATRDQIRATVQRHAPQPIWLEAKHRPAALLNSLGESAPLMALTTGRWGAFCGIGNPEGFRRTLEDCDCQLAAWRTFPDHHAYARDDVESLAQWVRQEQLTGLVCTRKDLVKLATDRLGDAPLWAVQIGLELTQGGELLEACLSPIANAALQFHTDDD